In Candidatus Eisenbacteria bacterium, the sequence CTTCGTCGAGGCGGCGCGCGCGCTGGGCGCGAGCGATCGGGCGATCCTGCTGCGCCACCTGCTGCCCAACCTCGTCGGCCCGGTGCTGGTGTTCGCCACGCTCTCGATGGCCAACAACATCCTGCTCGAGAGCGCGCTCAGCTTCCTCGGCGTCGGCGTCCAGCCTCCCACACCGTCCTGGGGCAACATGATCCAGGAAGGCATGGCGTTCTACGGCGTGGCCTGGTGGATGTCGCTCTTCCCCGGGCTCGCCATCCTGGTCACGGTGGTCTGCTACAACCTCGTCGGGGATGGACTCCGGGACGCCATCGATCCGGCGGGCGCTCGCCGCCGATGATCGCCTTCCTGCTCCGCCGGCTCATGTGGAGCGCGCTGGTGCTGGTCGTGGTCGCCGCCACCACCTTCGCGATCTTCTTCGCGATCCCCGCCAACCCCGCCGCGCTGATCGCCGGCAAGTACGCTTCGCCGAAGACCATCGCCGAGATCGAGGAGCGCCTCGGTCTCGATCAACCCAAGCTGGTCCAGTTCGCGCGCTTCCTGGGACGCGCCGCGCGCGGCGACCTGGGCGAGTCGTACGCCAGCCAGCAGCCGGTCTCGAGCGCGATCGCCAACGCTTTTCCCAAGACCTTCTCGCTGACGCTCGGCGCGATGGCGGTGTGGCTCATGATCGGCATCCCCCTTGGCGTGCTGGGTGCGCTCAAACCCCGTTCGATCTGGGATCGCATGGGCACGTTGATCGCGCTGTTCGGCATCTCCGCGCCCGCGTACTGGCTGGGACTGGTGTTCCTCAAGGTGTTTGCCGACACGCTCGGCTGGTTCCCGCTCGGCGACTACGCCGAGATCAAGCAGGCCGGAGTCCTGGTCTGGGCCCAGCATCTCGCGCTGCCGTGGCTGACGCTGGCGCTCCTCTACGCCGGTTGGTACGCGCGCATGACCCGCAGCCAGATGCTCGAGGTGATGCACCAGGACCACGTGCGCACGGCGTGGGCCAAGGGCCTCGCACCCGCCGACGTGACGCGCCGTCACGTGTGGCGCAATGCGCTCCTGCCGATCGTGACCATGCTCGGCGCCGACGTCGCCGGCCTCATGGGCGGCGCGGTGCTCACCGAGACGGTGTATGGGATTCCCGGGATCGGCGGCCTGGCATGGAAGGCGATCCGCCAGCGCGATCTGCCGATGGTGATGGGCTCGGTGCTGTTCGCCGCGGCGTTCATCGTGGTCGCGAATCTGATCGTCGACCTGGCGTACAGCGCTCTGGATCCGCGAATTCGGACCGAGGGACGAAAGGCGTAGGACCCACTCCCTCCGGAGCCAGGGGTTCAGCGGGGAACGAGGATCGGAGCGCTCGAGACCTCGCGTCCATTGAAACGCAGGCGAAACGAATAGTGGCCGGGCGCAACCGGGAGGTGGTCGCCGCCGAGTCCGTTCCAGATCGACCCCCACACTCCCGGCTTCGTCGAGCGGTCGGCGAGCACCGCGATGGTACCGCCGGTGGAGTCGGCCACGACGAGTTGAACCTCTCCCGCACGGCGAACTTCGTACCCGACGGCGGCGCCCCCAGGTGGAGGCGTCGCCACGACACTGAGTCGCTTCTGACCTGAAGAGCCGGACTCGGATGCACGACCGGGTCCCAGAGTCAGCCCTGTCGATCCGGTGTCGAACATCGTCCTCGGAACGAGCTCATCTCCCTCTCCTTCTTTTGGGCGATCGCTCACCGGCTCGCCGAAGCAGGCGACGGGCTTGGGGGGAAGGGACGATTCCAAGGCGAATCGGATCTTCCCCGAACGTCGCGACTCCGTCGATCGGCTCCACACGGCAACGCGTGACCGGCTCTCCCAGGACGTCGCGGTGGACCAGCCTTTGGGGGCTTCGAGCTTGACGTCCGCCGGCGTGTCGAGCCCGAAGGTCTCGAGCTGCCCGCCGGAGAGAGGAGTCACCTGGTATTCGTATCTCCACACACCGGCCCGGATCTCTCTTGCCACAGCATCGACGCGAAATCGGAAGGTCGACCTCGCGGAGGTGTCGAGGATCGAATCGGCGCCCGTGAATCTCGCGAGGCCCTCGCCCACGAGGCGGCTGCCGACGGTCAGCTTCCTGTGACCGGTGTCCCTCGTCGACTCCGAGTGCGAAGAGGCGACGCACGTGAAGGAGAGAATGGCTGCAATGACGATGGAGTGCTTCATTCGATGGATCCCCGGTGGCGGAGTCTCAGCTGGACGAGAGGGTTATCGGCGGAGTCTCTGTGGATGTTCAGCTCTTGGCATCGAGCAAATGCTGGGTGGTTCAAACCTGGAGCCAGTCCGCCTCCCCCCAACACATGCTGCCCCGGTGACGTAAGCTCCGCGACATGCCATCCTCACCCGCAACCGTCCGCATCACCCTCAAGCATCACGCGCTGGTCCGCCTCACCCACTGGATCAACGTGCCGCTCCTGCTCGGCCTGATCGCCAGCGGGCTGGCCATCTACTGGGCGGCGCCGGTCTTCCTGCACCGCTACGATCCGGAGATCCGCAGTCGCGACTACCTCGCCACGATCGGCGCGGGCATCGCCCGCGCGCTGGGAGATCGCGGCGGCGACCCTCGCAACTGGATCTACGACCACCTGAGCCTCGGGCCGCGGCAGCTCGCGGTGTCGCTGCGCTGGCATTGGGCGCTGGCGTACGTCTTCATGCTCAACGGCACG encodes:
- a CDS encoding ABC transporter permease, translated to MIAFLLRRLMWSALVLVVVAATTFAIFFAIPANPAALIAGKYASPKTIAEIEERLGLDQPKLVQFARFLGRAARGDLGESYASQQPVSSAIANAFPKTFSLTLGAMAVWLMIGIPLGVLGALKPRSIWDRMGTLIALFGISAPAYWLGLVFLKVFADTLGWFPLGDYAEIKQAGVLVWAQHLALPWLTLALLYAGWYARMTRSQMLEVMHQDHVRTAWAKGLAPADVTRRHVWRNALLPIVTMLGADVAGLMGGAVLTETVYGIPGIGGLAWKAIRQRDLPMVMGSVLFAAAFIVVANLIVDLAYSALDPRIRTEGRKA